From the genome of Globicephala melas chromosome 11, mGloMel1.2, whole genome shotgun sequence, one region includes:
- the EPM2AIP1 gene encoding EPM2A-interacting protein 1 yields MWMTPKRSKMEIDESRGFRAEWTQRYLVVEAPEGEGALCLVCRRLVVATGEPDVRHHYEAEHDYYERYVAEGERAALVERLRQGDLPEAAPLTPEERAARAGLGLARLLALKGCGWGEGDFVHRCMEVMLRDVLPDHVSVLDGIDLSPEITRQRVLDINQNLRSQLFNRAKDFKAYSLALDDQAFVAYENYLLVFVRGVGHDLEVQEELLTIINLTHHFSVGALMAAILEALQTAGLSLQRMVGLTTTHTLRMIGENSGLVSYMREKAVSPNCWNVIHYSGFLHLELLSSYDVDVNQIVNAISEWIVLIKTRGVRRPEFQALLTESESEHGERVNGRCLNNWLRKGKTLKLIFSLRKEIKTFLVSIGATTVHFTDHEWLCDFGFLVDIMDHLRELSELLRVSKVFAAAAFDHICAFEVKLNLLQRHIEEKNLTHFAALSQVVDELKGHLQEDEKILDPDRYRVVICRLQKEFERHFKDLKFIKKDLELFANPFSFKPEYAPISVRVELTKLQANTNLWNEYRTKDLGQFYAGLSAESYPIIKGVACKVASLFDSSKICEKAFSYLTRNQHTLSQPLTDEHLHALFRIATTEIEPHWDDLVRRRNESNP; encoded by the coding sequence ATGTGGATGACGCCCAAGAGGAGCAAAATGGAAATCGACGAGTCTCGGGGGTTCCGGGCCGAGTGGACACAGCGGTACCTAGTGGTGGAGGCTCCGGAGGGCGAGGGCGCCCTGTGCCTGGTGTGTCGCCGCCTGGTCGTAGCCACCGGCGAACCCGACGTCAGGCACCACTACGAGGCCGAGCACGACTATTACGAGCGGTATGTGGCGGAGGGCGAGCGCGCGGCCCTGGTGGAGCGTCTGCGTCAGGGCGACTTGCCCGAGGCCGCCCCGCTCACTCCGGAGGAGAGAGCTGCTCGTGCAGGTCTCGGGCTCGCCCGCCTCTTGGCCTTGAAGGGTTGCGGCTGGGGCGAGGGGGACTTTGTGCACCGGTGCATGGAGGTGATGCTGAGAGATGTGCTGCCCGATCACGTAAGCGTTCTGGATGGCATTGATCTATCTCCGGAGATCACGCGGCAGAGGGTCCTGGACATTAACCAAAATCTACGCAGTCAGCTTTTTAACCGAGCCAAGGACTTTAAAGCCTATTCCCTTGCCTTGGATGACCAGGCTTTTGTGGCCTATGAGAACTACCTCCTGGTCTTTGTCCGCGGCGTAGGCCACGATTTGGAGGTGCAAGAAGAGCTTCTGACCATAATCAACCTGACTCATCACTTCAGTGTTGGTGCCCTCATGGCGGCAATCCTTGAGGCCCTACAGACGGCAGGGCTTAGCCTGCAGCGGATGGTTGGACTGACCACGACCCACACTCTGAGGATGATTGGTGAGAACTCAGGACTGGTGTCATACATGAGAGAAAAGGCTGTAAGCCCCAACTGTTGGAATGTGATCCATTATTCAGGATTTCTTCACTTGGAACTGTTGAGCTCCTACGATGTAGATGTTAATCAAATCGTAAATGCCATATCTGAATGGATAGTTTTAATTAAGACCAGAGGCGTTAGGCGGCCGGAATTTCAGGCTTTACTAACTGAATCTGAATCAGAGCACGGTGAAAGGGTTAATGGACGCTGTCTGAACAATTGGCTTAGAAAAGGGAAGACTTTAAAACTaatattttccttaagaaaagagataaaaacatTCTTGGTTTCGATAGGGGCAACAACGGTCCATTTCACAGACCACGAATGGCTTTGTGACTTTGGCTTCTTGGTGGATATTATGGACCACCTTCGAGAACTCAGCGAACTATTGAGAGTGAGTAAAGTCTTTGCTGCTGCTGCCTTTGACCATATTTGTGCGTTTGAAGTGAAGCTGAATTTACTTCAGAGacatattgaggaaaaaaatctaacacACTTTGCCGCCTTGAGCCAAGTTGTTGATGAGCTTAAAGGGCATCTTCAAGAAGACGAAAAAATACTCGATCCTGATAGGTATCGAGTGGTGATCTGTCGCCTACAAAAAGAGTTTGAGAGACATTTCAAGGACCTCAAGTTCATTAAAAAGGACTTAGAACTTTTTGCAAATCCATTTAGCTTTAAACCTGAATATGCACCTATTTCAGTAAGGGTGGAGCTAACAAAACTTCAGGCAAATACTAACCTTTGGAACGAATACAGAACCAAAGACTTAGGGCAGTTCTATGCCGGATTGTCTGCTGAATCTTACCCGATTATCAAAGGGGTTGCCTGTAAGGTGGCATCCTTGTTTGATAGTAGCAAAATCTGTGAAAAGGCTTTTTCATATTTGACTCGGAACCAACACACTTTAAGCCAGCCATTGACAGACGAACACCTCCATGCCCTGTTTCGGATTGCCACCACTGAAATAGAGCCGCATTGGGATGATCTTGTGAGACGAAGAAATGAATCAAATCCATAA